A genomic segment from Sparus aurata chromosome 10, fSpaAur1.1, whole genome shotgun sequence encodes:
- the LOC115590270 gene encoding uncharacterized protein LOC115590270 isoform X2 — MGTLVEETKEVDMEMPEKEEKEEKEEKQTNSVSFEPQQQISPQLSEGDTIQQKEGESFRLEPISFSIPRRARRPRRLGEKTRHVVIERSIWDSSLEPIPIIPIHHRVRRPRTVQSDIPQPCEEELLEFEEDLREFIALRAARKKVQPNVVQTVRHPRTVQEDMLYKYLRVAKCYIEKYEHYASSYCPKR, encoded by the exons ATGGGTACTTTAGTGGAGGAAACAAAGGAAGTCGACA tgGAAATGCccgagaaggaggagaaggaggagaaggaggagaagcaaACTAACTCCGTCTCTTTTGAACCTCAGCAGCAGATCAG CCCACAGCTGAGTGAAGGAGACACAATACAGCAGAAGGAAGGGGAGAGTTTCAG actgGAACCAATCTCCTTTTCTATCCCTCGCAGGGCCAGACGTCCAAG ACGTTTAGGCGAGAAGACACGTCATGTGGTGATTGAGAG GTCAATATGGGACTCGAG tttggAACCAATCCCCATCATTCCTATCCATCACAGGGTCAGACGTCCAAG AACTGTACAGTCGGACATCCCACAGCCGTGTGAAGAGGAGCTGTTAGAGTTTGAGGAGGACTTGAG agAGTTCATAGCGCTCAGGGCTGCCCGTAAGAAGGTGCAGCCTAACGTTGTCCAGACGGTCAGACATCCAAG AACTGTACAGGAGGATATGCTTTACAAGTATTTGAG agTGGCCAAATGTTACATTGAAAAATATGAGCACTACGCGTCGAGTTACTGCCCAAAAAGGTAA
- the LOC115590270 gene encoding uncharacterized protein LOC115590270 isoform X4: MPEKEEKEEKEEKQTNSVSFEPQQQISPQLSEGDTIQQKEGESFRLEPISFSIPRRARRPRRLGEKTRHVVIERSIWDSSLEPIPIIPIHHRVRRPRTVQSDIPQPCEEELLEFEEDLREFIALRAARKKVQPNVVQTVRHPRTVQEDMLYKYLRVAKCYIEKYEHYASSYCPKR; the protein is encoded by the exons ATGCccgagaaggaggagaaggaggagaaggaggagaagcaaACTAACTCCGTCTCTTTTGAACCTCAGCAGCAGATCAG CCCACAGCTGAGTGAAGGAGACACAATACAGCAGAAGGAAGGGGAGAGTTTCAG actgGAACCAATCTCCTTTTCTATCCCTCGCAGGGCCAGACGTCCAAG ACGTTTAGGCGAGAAGACACGTCATGTGGTGATTGAGAG GTCAATATGGGACTCGAG tttggAACCAATCCCCATCATTCCTATCCATCACAGGGTCAGACGTCCAAG AACTGTACAGTCGGACATCCCACAGCCGTGTGAAGAGGAGCTGTTAGAGTTTGAGGAGGACTTGAG agAGTTCATAGCGCTCAGGGCTGCCCGTAAGAAGGTGCAGCCTAACGTTGTCCAGACGGTCAGACATCCAAG AACTGTACAGGAGGATATGCTTTACAAGTATTTGAG agTGGCCAAATGTTACATTGAAAAATATGAGCACTACGCGTCGAGTTACTGCCCAAAAAGGTAA
- the LOC115590270 gene encoding uncharacterized protein LOC115590270 isoform X1, with product MGTLVEETKEVDSKLSFRLRAVCLGKVEMPEKEEKEEKEEKQTNSVSFEPQQQISPQLSEGDTIQQKEGESFRLEPISFSIPRRARRPRRLGEKTRHVVIERSIWDSSLEPIPIIPIHHRVRRPRTVQSDIPQPCEEELLEFEEDLREFIALRAARKKVQPNVVQTVRHPRTVQEDMLYKYLRVAKCYIEKYEHYASSYCPKR from the exons ATGGGTACTTTAGTGGAGGAAACAAAGGAAGTCGACAGTAAGTTGTCCTTTAGACTCCGCGCTGTCTGTTTGGGTAAAG tgGAAATGCccgagaaggaggagaaggaggagaaggaggagaagcaaACTAACTCCGTCTCTTTTGAACCTCAGCAGCAGATCAG CCCACAGCTGAGTGAAGGAGACACAATACAGCAGAAGGAAGGGGAGAGTTTCAG actgGAACCAATCTCCTTTTCTATCCCTCGCAGGGCCAGACGTCCAAG ACGTTTAGGCGAGAAGACACGTCATGTGGTGATTGAGAG GTCAATATGGGACTCGAG tttggAACCAATCCCCATCATTCCTATCCATCACAGGGTCAGACGTCCAAG AACTGTACAGTCGGACATCCCACAGCCGTGTGAAGAGGAGCTGTTAGAGTTTGAGGAGGACTTGAG agAGTTCATAGCGCTCAGGGCTGCCCGTAAGAAGGTGCAGCCTAACGTTGTCCAGACGGTCAGACATCCAAG AACTGTACAGGAGGATATGCTTTACAAGTATTTGAG agTGGCCAAATGTTACATTGAAAAATATGAGCACTACGCGTCGAGTTACTGCCCAAAAAGGTAA
- the LOC115590273 gene encoding uncharacterized abhydrolase domain-containing protein DDB_G0269086-like, whose product METEKFQAEKEKFQAEKEKFLAEKEKLQAEKEKFLAEKEKLQPEKETFQPEKETFQAEKEKLKAEKETLQAEKKKLQAEKETFQAEKEKLQKEKEIFELEKRKSSHWSKRASTPTMIKVL is encoded by the coding sequence ATGGAGACGGAGAAGTTTCAGGCAGAAAAAGAGAAGTTTCAGGCAGAAAAAGAGAAGTTTctggcagaaaaagaaaagttacaGGCAGAAAAGGAGAAGTTTCTGGCAGAAAAGGAAAAGTTACAGCCAGAAAAAGAGACGTTTCAGCCAGAAAAAGAGACGTTTCAGGCAGAAAaggagaagttaaaggcagaaaaagagACGTTACAGGCAGAAAAGAAGAAGTTACAGGCAGAAAAAGAGACCTTTCAGGCAGAAAAGGAGAAgttacagaaagaaaaggagataTTTGAACTCGAGAAAAGGAAATCCAGTCATTGGAGCAAAAGGGCATCTACACCAACAATGATCAAGGTGTTGTGA
- the LOC115590270 gene encoding uncharacterized protein LOC115590270 isoform X3, protein MNPRGEMKLQPVEMPEKEEKEEKEEKQTNSVSFEPQQQISPQLSEGDTIQQKEGESFRLEPISFSIPRRARRPRRLGEKTRHVVIERSIWDSSLEPIPIIPIHHRVRRPRTVQSDIPQPCEEELLEFEEDLREFIALRAARKKVQPNVVQTVRHPRTVQEDMLYKYLRVAKCYIEKYEHYASSYCPKR, encoded by the exons ATGAACCCACGGGGGGAAATGAAGTTGCAGCCAG tgGAAATGCccgagaaggaggagaaggaggagaaggaggagaagcaaACTAACTCCGTCTCTTTTGAACCTCAGCAGCAGATCAG CCCACAGCTGAGTGAAGGAGACACAATACAGCAGAAGGAAGGGGAGAGTTTCAG actgGAACCAATCTCCTTTTCTATCCCTCGCAGGGCCAGACGTCCAAG ACGTTTAGGCGAGAAGACACGTCATGTGGTGATTGAGAG GTCAATATGGGACTCGAG tttggAACCAATCCCCATCATTCCTATCCATCACAGGGTCAGACGTCCAAG AACTGTACAGTCGGACATCCCACAGCCGTGTGAAGAGGAGCTGTTAGAGTTTGAGGAGGACTTGAG agAGTTCATAGCGCTCAGGGCTGCCCGTAAGAAGGTGCAGCCTAACGTTGTCCAGACGGTCAGACATCCAAG AACTGTACAGGAGGATATGCTTTACAAGTATTTGAG agTGGCCAAATGTTACATTGAAAAATATGAGCACTACGCGTCGAGTTACTGCCCAAAAAGGTAA